Part of the Eikenella corrodens genome is shown below.
GATTCCTCCGTGGGCGGCAAAACCGGCATCAACCACCCGCTCGGCAAAAACATGATTGGCGCGTTTTACCAGCCCCAAGCCGTCATCGCCGACACCGCCGCCCTGCAAACCCTTCCCCCGCGCGAGTTTTCCGCCGGCCTGGCCGAAGTCATCAAATACGCCCTGCTCGGCGACATTGATTTCCTTGCCAAACTCGAGCACGCCATGCCCGGCATCATGCGGCAAGAGCCCGCCGCCCTTGCCGACACCATTCGCCACTGCTGCCAGATGAAAGCAGACATCGTCGAGCAGGACGAAAAAGAGCAGGGCATCCGCGCCCTCCTTAACCTCGGCCACACCTTCGGCCATGCCATCGAAACCCAAATGGGCTACGGCAACTGGCTGCACGGCGAAGCTGTAGCCGCCGGCATGGTACTCGCCGCCCGCCTGTCCGAGCGCAAAGGCTACCTGAAAACCGCCGATACCGAACGCATCATCCGCCTGCTGCAAGCCGCCCGATTGCCCGTTGCCCCACCGGAGTTTGCGGTCGACACCTGGCTTGCCCACATGCAGCACGACAAAAAAAATCAAGCCGGCCAAATCCGCCTCGTCATCCTCAAACGGCTCGGCCAAGCCGCCGTAGAAGCCGGTTTCAGCCGCGAAGACATGACCGCCTTGCTGCACAGCATATGATTTCCCTTCAGGCGGGTGGGCAGACCAAGTTTGGCAGAGCCGCCTGAGCCACATGCCCGAATCAAACGGATATGAAAATTTCAGGTAGCCCGTTCCCGCAACAGGCTACCTGAAAACAATATGGTGAATTAACAAAAACCGGTACAGCGTTGGCTCGCCCTGCCGTATTATTTGTACTGCCTGCGGCTCGCCGCATTGCCCGATTTTTGTTAATCCACTATAACGGCAAATTTTGCCAACTGGCCGCACACCATGAAAACCTTCAAAATCAGCCCGAATTACCTCCGCCACTTCCTCGACATCTCCCCGTTCTACTACAGCGAAGAACTCTACCCCGAGCTGACCGCCCTCAACCTGGCCAACCGCAGCAGCGTCCGCCGTTGGGCGCACGAATACCTGCGCCCCCATTTCCTCGGGTGTCCCATTGCCCGGCAAATCCGCATCAAAGAAAGCTTTCGCTACGGCCTCAATTTCTGGCCGGACGATACCCTGCAACACTGCGCCGAAGAATGGCTCGACCCGACCGGGCAAACCCCAATCCGCCGGCGCTGCGAAGAAATCTGGAACGACCTGTTCGACGGCGAATATTTCGGCATCGACAATCCTGCCGCCTACCAAATTGTCACAACCCCGCCTGGCGATCCGTTCGGCCATATATAGCAAACCAACTTATAGTGGATTAACAAAAATCAGGACAAGCGGCGAGGTGGGGCAGCAATACGGTAAGACGAGCCAATGCCGTATCGGAAGCGGAGTTGATTGGTTGTAGGTGGGAAAAGGCTACCTGAAAATTTTCAGGTAGCCTTTATCTATTGCTGAAATAGTTGTTTCTTCATAATATAGTGGATTAACTTTAAACCAGTACAGCGTTGGCTCGCCTTGCCGTAACGTGTGTACTGTCTGCGGCTCGCCGCCTTGTCCTGATTTAAATTTAATTCACTATATCTTGGTTATATGTGTGGCAGAAAGGGGAATAGGGGACAGTTAAATGGGGATTGGCCAAAATACTTGAAAAACGCAGCAAAATTCTGCGGCGCGACGTTTGGCGGCAGCTTGTTGCGCCGGTAGGTATTTTTCTGCATAGAAAAGGCGGAATATGGTTATACATGGTTGGCCGGACAAACAGGATAAAACATTCCCTAATTCTTTGCTAATTATAGATAAGTATAGTTCGACTTATCTAAATGATCTTGAGAGGGAAGGGCTGGGTATGGAGTTTCTGCACGCAATCAACCAATCTTTGTTTCTGTTGATTAATGCCGATCATGATGACCATCCCGGCACCATAGTGATGGCTTTGCTGATAGCAGAGTATTTAACCGCCATCACGCTGGCTGCGGTGGCGGTTTATTTGGTTTGGAAACATCGTTGTCGGCGCGTTATCTGCTTGAATGTGCTGTGCAGCCTGCTGTTGGGCATGGCGGCAACTTATCTGATCCGCAAGGGCTGGCATGTGCCGCGGCCGTTTGATATGCAGCTGGGCACTAATTTTTTGGCGCACAGCGTCACTTCGTCGTTCCCCAGCAAACACATGACTTCGCTGACTGCCCCGCTGATGAGCATGTGCCTGTTTGTGCCAACTCGTCTGGTGGGCGTGGCCAGTTTGATGGTGGCAATGAGCGTGGCGTGGTCGCGGGTGTATCTGGGCGTGCATTGGCCGCTGAATATGGCCGGGGCGCTGCTGGTGGGTTTGTTGGCGGCTTTAACCGTAAAGTATGGCTTGCGCCCGTTGTGGATGCGCTGGCTTGATACGGCCGATGGCCAGTTTGCCATTCAGGATAAAAAAGCTAGCTGAAACGTTGCACTAAGAGCAAGAGGCTACCTGAAAGTTTTAGCTCGGCTGGAGCTATGCTTTCAGGTAGCCTGTTTTTATGGGGCTTTATGGCGAATCCATTGAACTTCCGATATGGCGTTAACCCGCCTTATATCGATTGCCATTTGATCGGCTATGGACGCACTTGCCCGAATCAATCATAACGGCGGCATTTAATATCGGAATCCTCGCAGAAAATCGCGTTTTGCTCAGCTTGGCAGGCTCGGCGGACTTGGGCGCGGGCGAGGCCTTCGTTGTGGCTGGTGGCTTCATAGGTTTTGCTAAACGGGGTAATGCTGCACACATAAGCAGGATTGCGGCCTGTGCGGTGCTCAATGATGACTTCGCGCACATTGCCGTTGCGGGCAGATTGATTGCGCTCCAACACGGCAATGCGCGCTTCCAAATCGGCAATACGCCGCTCCAGCGTACTAATGCGCGCGGC
Proteins encoded:
- the aroB gene encoding 3-dehydroquinate synthase yields the protein MQTLHVHTPGHSYPIHIGFRLFDNLAELIRPHIGGKAAIISNQTVAPLYLAPVKAAYQQLGISVCDIILPDGEQYKNSESLQQIYTGLLQHHADRRTTILALGGGVIGDLAGFAAATYQRGIPFIQIPTTLLSQVDSSVGGKTGINHPLGKNMIGAFYQPQAVIADTAALQTLPPREFSAGLAEVIKYALLGDIDFLAKLEHAMPGIMRQEPAALADTIRHCCQMKADIVEQDEKEQGIRALLNLGHTFGHAIETQMGYGNWLHGEAVAAGMVLAARLSERKGYLKTADTERIIRLLQAARLPVAPPEFAVDTWLAHMQHDKKNQAGQIRLVILKRLGQAAVEAGFSREDMTALLHSI
- a CDS encoding phosphatase PAP2 family protein, translated to MEFLHAINQSLFLLINADHDDHPGTIVMALLIAEYLTAITLAAVAVYLVWKHRCRRVICLNVLCSLLLGMAATYLIRKGWHVPRPFDMQLGTNFLAHSVTSSFPSKHMTSLTAPLMSMCLFVPTRLVGVASLMVAMSVAWSRVYLGVHWPLNMAGALLVGLLAALTVKYGLRPLWMRWLDTADGQFAIQDKKAS